The genomic interval AGCTTCTCCTCGGGCGAAGCGTCCTTGGCCGGCTTCTCGGGCATGGTGGTGATCCTGCGGGTCGAGGTCGCGGCGGGCGAGCCCACGGGCCGGAGCGCCATCGCGTCGACGATCGGCTTGCACTCGGCCTTGTCGGCGGTGGCGATCTTTGCCCCGGCAAGGTCGGCCTTCGAGGGCTTGGCGACCTTGTGGTTCTTCACGTCACCGTTGGCCAGGACGAGCTTGTCCAGCTCAGCCTGCGACAGGGCCTTCGCGGCAGGCTCGGCGGCTGCGCTTTCCTTGCCCTTGCCCTCGGGGGTGGCATCGACGGGCTTGTCGGACCCGCAGGCGCTGACGAGCAGGGCCAGCGAGAGCGCGGAGGCGGCGACGGCGGTACGGCGGACAGTGGTGCGACGCATGAAACAGCATTCCTCTGGTTCGGTGAACAACGGTCCCCCCGCGCGAGGTTCACCACCGGGTGACACGCGGAATCTGTTGTGACCAGTGAATCTACGGCCTGCGTCCGTTCGATGATCAACGAATTTGACCCGCCACCATGATCGTGACGGCTGTGCAATCCCAGAGGGATCCAATCGAGACGCGTTCGAGTACAACCCTCGTACAACCTCGCCCACGTGGGCTCAGTTGAGAGGGAGCGCGTACAAGTTGCGGCCGCGCCACAGGACGGCCGTGCTGCCTGACGTCTGCGCGCGGTACCCGGCCGGGGCCGCGGCGCTCTCGGCGCCCGCGTCCTGGAACTCCACAGCCGCTGACCGTCGCGCGCGCTGAACGCGGTGGCCTGCGTGTCGTCGAGCGCGAACGGTACGGCCGGCGCCGCTCAGGACAACTGCGGGGGTGGACCTGCCCGGGTACTCGGTGGCGCGCTTCCACTGCTCGCTGCCGGTCGCCGTGTCGACGGCGTACACCTCGCTCCGGTCGTTGGCGACGTACAGCGTCTTGCCGTGTACGACGCCACAGCCGAAGCCGTCCGAGGTGTTCTTGAGCTTGAGTGTCGTACGCCCGCAAGTCGCCGTCCACCGCCGCGTACAGCGGGCCCGACGCGTCGTCCGTCGCGCCCGCGCCGTCGCGGGCCCCGTCGAAGAACTTGCGCCACAGCGTCTTGCCGTTGACCAAGGTGAGCGAGGTGGTCCGACGGCTACGCACCCGCACCAGCCACTTGGCAACACTTTGCCCCGCCGAGCAACTCGACGGGGCAAAGCAACGCGGCCCGAAAATAACCAACGGCGTCCGAGACGGGACGGGGGCGGCCGTAGGCGCTCCTGCTGGACAACCGGGTTCTCCTGGCCGCCATCGCGTGGCGCACCAACCTCACACACCGCCAACTCGCCGACCTCTTCGGCGTCGGCGTGGCCACCGTGCACTGCATCCTCGACCGCCTCACGCCCCTGGTCGCGCAGCTCCTCGAACCGCCCGGTGGTAGCCGCTCGGATCTGTGGGTCGTGGACGGCACGCTCATCCCCGTTGAGGACCAGACGATGACCGAGTGCTCCAAGAACTACCGCCGCAGCGTCAACGTCCAGTTCACCTTCCGCGCCCGCGACCGGCGCGTCATCGCCGTCGGCGACGCCTGGACCGGCAACCGCAAAGACACCACCCGCGCCGTCGCCGTACGCCACAACCTCAAGATCGACACCGCCTGAATTACGGATCAAGTCTTAGGGCCGTGCGGTGCGGGCGCGGGTGGCTGAGTGTTCAGCGTCCGCGCTGGATCTCGAAGTAGTCGATCCGTTCGCCCGATTCCGCCAGTGCCGAGACCTTCAGCTTCGGTGACGTGCCCGTCTCCGCCTCCACCGCGAGGAACGAGAAGCCGGTGTACCGCACCCGCGACCACTCCACCGTGTCCGGGTCCGGAAGCCGCAGCTTCGTCCAGTGGAAGCTGACGATGTGGTCGTGGTCGTGGACGTTGCCCTCGTAGCTGTCCTTCACGCCCGGACCGAAGCTGTACAGGTCCTTGCCCGCCCCGCCCGCGGTGACGTACACGATGCCGTCGCGCGTCGGGTCGGTGCTCGCGCCGACCGGGACCGGCTTGCCCACCTCGCCGTTCTTGATGGCGTCGGTCCGCTCGTACACATGGTTGTGCCCGTTGATCACCAGGTCGACCTGGTGCTTGGTGAAGAGCGCCAGCCACGCGTCACGCACCCCGCCGTCCGAGGCGTGTGTGGATGTCGAGTACATGCAGTGGTGGAAGAAGACGACCAGGAAGTCGACGCCCGCCTGCCGCCGGAGTTCCCCCAGCCGCTTGTCGAGCCACGCGGTCTGGGCGCCGTCCGTGTAGCCCTTGTTGGCCGGTATCTCGTACGAGACGTCATTCGCGTCCAGCGCCACGACGCCCACATTGCCGTACGTGAAGGAGTAGACGCCGGGGGCGTTCTTCGCGTCCGGCCCGTTGTCCGGGAGGGACCAGCGGGCGGACTGGCCGCCGTAGCCGTTCGGCGAGTACCAGGCCTCCATGTCGTGGTTGCCGGTGGTCACCATCCACGGCACCTGCGACGCCACGCTCTCGGTCTGCGCCAGGAACTGGTCCCACACCCGCGCGTCGTACGTGTCCGATTCCTTGCCGTGCCCGCTGCTGTCCGCGTAGCAGATGTCGCCCGCGTGCAGGTGGAAGGACGGGTTCTGGCCGAGGATCAACTGGTCGTTGGCGAGGGCGTCATAGCTGACCCCCTGGTCGCCGAAGGCCGTGAAGACGAACTTCTCGGGCTGCGCGGGCGCCGTACGGAACGACCCGATCGTCGCCAGGCGCGACGCGTCGGCCGGGTCGAAGCCGTCGTGCCCCACCCCGTAGTAGTACGTCGTCCCGGGCCGCAGTCCGTCGAGCCCCGCATGCAGGTAGAACTGGTCGACCGCCGGCAGCTTCCACGACAGCGACGGCGTGTGCAGATCGCGCACCTCCGCCTCGATCTTGCGGCTCAGCTCCCAGGGCTTCAACCCCACCCGCACATAAGGGCTCTTGACCGCGAAAGGCACCTGCCAGGAGATCCGCATCTGCGTCTTCGGGTCGGCGCCGAAGGCGAGGTGCCGGCCGAAGGGCGCGACGAGCGACCCGTCGACCCGGGCGGTGACCGAGGCGGGCAGGAGGGCGGGGGAGCCCGCGTACGCCGGACTCGCGCCGCCGAGCAGGGCGGCTCCGCCCACTGTGGCGGCGGAGGAGGAGATGACGCGGCGGCGGGAGAGCTTCGTACGCAGGTACTCGTGCTGCTCCGGCATGCTCA from Streptomyces spiramyceticus carries:
- a CDS encoding fibronectin type III domain-containing protein, with protein sequence MADTPRTGIPDQLARRMSMPEQHEYLRTKLSRRRVISSSAATVGGAALLGGASPAYAGSPALLPASVTARVDGSLVAPFGRHLAFGADPKTQMRISWQVPFAVKSPYVRVGLKPWELSRKIEAEVRDLHTPSLSWKLPAVDQFYLHAGLDGLRPGTTYYYGVGHDGFDPADASRLATIGSFRTAPAQPEKFVFTAFGDQGVSYDALANDQLILGQNPSFHLHAGDICYADSSGHGKESDTYDARVWDQFLAQTESVASQVPWMVTTGNHDMEAWYSPNGYGGQSARWSLPDNGPDAKNAPGVYSFTYGNVGVVALDANDVSYEIPANKGYTDGAQTAWLDKRLGELRRQAGVDFLVVFFHHCMYSTSTHASDGGVRDAWLALFTKHQVDLVINGHNHVYERTDAIKNGEVGKPVPVGASTDPTRDGIVYVTAGGAGKDLYSFGPGVKDSYEGNVHDHDHIVSFHWTKLRLPDPDTVEWSRVRYTGFSFLAVEAETGTSPKLKVSALAESGERIDYFEIQRGR
- a CDS encoding helix-turn-helix domain-containing protein, which translates into the protein MDNRVLLAAIAWRTNLTHRQLADLFGVGVATVHCILDRLTPLVAQLLEPPGGSRSDLWVVDGTLIPVEDQTMTECSKNYRRSVNVQFTFRARDRRVIAVGDAWTGNRKDTTRAVAVRHNLKIDTA
- a CDS encoding PQQ-binding-like beta-propeller repeat protein, coding for MHGGHADAEEVGELAVCEVGAPRDGGQENPVVQQERLRPPPSRLGRRWLFSGRVALPRRVARRGKVLPSGWCGCVAVGPPRSPWSTARRCGASSSTGPATARARRTTRRARCTRRWTATCGRTTLKLKNTSDGFGCGVVHGKTLYVANDRSEVYAVDTATGSEQWKRATEYPGRSTPAVVLSGAGRTVRARRHAGHRVQRARRSAAVEFQDAGAESAAAPAGYRAQTSGSTAVLWRGRNLYALPLN